The bacterium genomic interval AGATGGCGTTATCCTGTCTTTTCCTGTTGCCTCGATTGATGAATTGCTTCCGATACTGGAAGCTGATGGAAGAACGATACTACGTGAAGTGATGGAGGCTCCCTGGGGAGAGAAAACCCTTATTTTAACTGATCCTGATGGATATGCAGTATTATTATCTGAAGAAATGGGGATACAAATATAATAATGTCTAACGAACTTTTACCGCAAAGTAATGGCCGTTATAAAGCATGGTGGAAGGGCAGTCAAGGCGAATGGTGGGTTGTCACTCAAGCATTGCTTTTAATTGCACTCGTGATTAGCCTGTTTGTGGTTCATGTTTTTGCGAAATGGCCTTTGTGGCTAGTCATTACTGGCCGCGTTATTGGTACTCTTCTTTTTATGATAGGCTTGGGGATGCTATTTATTGGCCTTACTTGTCTTGGGCGAAACCTTACTCCACTCCCAAAGCCTAAAAAGAACGCAACATTGAAACAAGGAGGCATCTATAGGCTTGTTCGGCATCCAATGTATGGAGGGGTTATTCTGCTTGTGCATGGTTTGGCGTTTCTTTTCGCAAACACGCTTACCTTGATTATCGCTGTATTATCGTTTGCGTTCTATGATGGGAAAGCCAGCGTTGAAGAAGAATGGTTAACCGAGCGTTTCTCTGAATATAAAGACTACCGAAAACGAACCCGCAAGCTCATCCCCTGGATCTATTAATCGCTTTCCTTGCCCCAACGCCTTTGAAATTCATACTCAAAGGCATTATAAATAGGCTCATCAATAAAGACGAACCTTATCTCCTGCACCGTCGTCTCAAGGTCCTCATTGATATAATCTTCAACCGCCTGAAGCATGACTCTAGCGCATCGGTCTTTAGGAAATCCATAAATGCCGGAACTGATGGCAGGGAAGGCGATTGACTTCAACTGATGGTCTTGAGCAAGTTTCAAGCTGCTTAATACTGCGTTCCGTAATTTATTATCCTCGTCCCCACTACCCCAAATAGGGCCTACCGCATGAATGACATATTTAGCCGGCAGTGAGCCTGCGCCGGTAATAGCAGTCTGTCCAGTGGGAACATGGCCGATTCGATTGCATTCCTGCTGGATGATGTGGCCGCCTTTTCGCGCTATAGCACCCGCAACTCCGCCGCCAAGTTGCAAACTTTCATTCGCCGCATTAACAATGGCGTCCACTTCTAGTTCAGTGAGGTCGTCACGAGCCAACATAATTAATGTTTTATTAATAATCGTTTGATTTATAGCAAAAATATTGGCACAATTAAAAACTGTAGTAATTACTATGCCCCTTTTGACCGATTATATCTCATAAGATGGTTCCAATCAAGGAATTATTGCCTTGAGGTGATCTGAGTCATGAGCCGAGCGCTGATAACGGTATTCATTTTCGGCCTTTTTCTTACAAGTTTTGCTGCAACAAATATATCCACTGATAATCGTGTTGATCCTAAGATAGCTGAGCATTTTCAATTAGCTGTGAATGCACGGCAAGTCGGCGATCAAGCGAAGGTTCTTGCTGAGACCAGCCTAATCCTTCTTAATACGCCAACAAGTGTGTATTTTGATATGGATGGGGTGGAAGTTCCTTACGACAAGAAATATCTCGATGCAGCGCGCTCCGGTCTTCAATTGTGGAATACCGCCATGCCTGGAACGCCTCTCTTCACTGAAGCAAAAACTGCTGCAGGCGCCCAAGTTATCGTCCATTTCCAAGATCTTTTAGAAATGGATGGGAAGCGGATTTGTGGTCATGTTTTTTGGCGCAGAAGTATGCATTGGAAAACAGACGCAAATGAATACCAAACAGTGCTCTCAGGGGAAATAAAAGTCGCGATGCGGGCACGTCCAAATGGCGAGTGGCATGAGATTTCTTCGATACAACATATCGTTGCACACGAGTTAGGCCACATTCTCGGCCTTAATGATTCCGCGATCTATACCGACATTATGGGGCCTGATGTGCATGGCCGTTCAGTAACCGTGCTGAGCACAGACGAATTGAATTCATTCAAGCAATTACGAACCGAGTGTTTAAAACTACGTGGTTCAGCGCTAGCGCGAATGAAGCGTTGGCAAGATGCCGAATTAGCCTACAGAAATGCCCTGGCCATCGTCCCCGATGATAGCGGTGTGCGCAAGGAGTTAAGTCTAGCCACCCAACGTCTAATCCAACCCTCTGATTAAGAATCAGCGGTTCTGAGAGTCAATAGATCTCAATAGAAATTCATCAATGAACCTGAAAAGCCCCTGCCTGTTATAGGTAGAGGCTTTAATTTATGCCAAATTCCTCACCCCGCTTGTAAAAGGCTCAGTCGTAATTACGATGCCTCTATTGACCGATCATATCATTAGATGGTTCCAATCAAGGTATTATTGTTTTGAGGTGATCTGAGGCATGAGCCGAGCGCTGATTGCGGTATTCATTTTCGGACTTTTTCTTACGAGTTTTGCAGCAACAAATATATCCACCGATAATCGTGTTGATCCTAAGATAGCTGAGCATTTTCAATTAGCTGTGAATGCGCGGCAAGTCGGCGATCAAGCGAAGGTTCTTGCTGAGACCAGCCTAATCCTTCTTAATACGCCAACAAGTGTGTATTTTGATATGGATGGGGTGGAAGTTCCTTACGACAAGAAATATCTCGATGCAGCGCGCTCCGGTCTTCAATTGTGGAATACCGCCATGCCTGGAACGCCTCTCTTCACTGAAGCAAAAACTGCTGCAGGCGCCCAAGTTATCGTCCATTTCCAAGATCTTTTAGAAATGGATGGGAAGCGGATTTGTGGTCATGTTTTTTGGCGCAGAAGTATGCATTGGAAAACAGACGCAAATGAATACCAAACAGTGCTCTCAGGGGAAATAAAAGTCGCGATGCGGGCACGTCCAAATGGCGAGTGGCATGAGATTTCTTCGATACAACATATCGTTGCACACGAGTTAGGCCACATTCTCGGCCTTAATGATTCCGCGATCTATACCGACATTATGGGGCCTGATGTGCATGGCCGTTCAGTAACCGTGCTGAGCACAGACGAATTGAATTCATTCAAGCAATTACGAACCGAGTGTTTAAAACTACGTGGTTCAGCGCTAGCGCGAATGAAGCGTTGGCAAGATGCCGAATTAGCCTACAGAAATGCCCTGGCCATCGTCCCCGATGATAGCGGTGTGCGCGAAGAACTAAGCCTAACCTCCCAAAGCCTAATCCAACCTTCTGATTAATAATCATGAAACTCTGTGATGGTAAATCCGTCCTGTGGGTAGAATGTTGGGTGTGAGAAGTGGCTTTTTACGGATTTGTATAGGAATAATGGCGTTTTGGGTCGGATTTGCTTCAACCCCAGCATATCCTGCCACGGACTACATTGTGAGGCGATTGAACGCCGATACTCAGCTTATCACCTTTGGAAATGGCGCTCGGCTGATTATCCAAGAGACACATGAAGCCCCTCTGGTGGCGATGGACATCTGGATTGCTGCGGGGTCTTCTCGTGAAACCAGCCTTAACAATGGGTGCGCTCATTTTCTGGAACATCTCATTTTCAAAGGTTCGATTGGGCAAACAAACGGCTTTCTTGACCTCCTTGCTGAAAGCGCCGGCTCGATTGTCGATGCCACCACTAACCGCGATTGGGCGCACTATTATACAACGGTTGCCGGCCGCTATTGGGAGCCACTTTATTCCGCGTTAGGCCAGGCGATTTTCAAACCTGCTCTTAATGATAAGGATATCGAAACAGAACGCTCGGTGATCCAGGACGAAATCGCTCGTAACAGCGATAATGAGTACAGATACATAGTCCAAAGGCTCTTTTCCGAATGGTACAAAAACTTATCATATGCTTTACCAATTACCGGTTCGTTTGCAAGTATTAATTCTATCCGTCCTGATCAGGTTAAGGCTTTTCATAAGCAGTGGTATATCGGTCCCAATATTGTCTTTGTGCTTGTCGGAGATATTGATCCCGAGCAAGCCATAAAACTGACCTCCGAACTAATTAAGGGTATCCCTTCAGGCAAACGAGTAATTGAGACATTTATTCTTCCAAAAAGTGGAAAGCGAATTGAAGATAATGGCAAATTCAAAATATCGAGTGTAGCCATAGCCTTTCCGGCTCCTTCCGCCTTATCGCCAAAAGAGGCAGTCGCATTGGACTTTATTCTTTCTCTTTTAACCGACCAGCAAGTCGGGCGATTAAACTCTTGCCTTAAGGAAATTGCCGATACGATCAAAGGAACCTACACAACCACTGTCAAACCAGGACTAATGGCTGTAGTCGTGAATACAAAAGAGGCTAACCTAAAGCTTTGCGAAGCAGCCCTATTAGGGCAGTTTAAAAGCTTGAGGGAAGAGACATTAAGCTCAGTCGAGATGGAAACAGTGCGTCGGCGAATGCTGGGATCAGCACTCTTTGAGGCTGAAACCTTTGGCGGTAGAGCCAACTTATTAGGCTTTTATGCAACAATTGCCGACCCTGATATCGCGATCCGTTATATTGATATGGTGCGCTCCTTAACCCCGCGAGATATTAAAAGTGCAGCCGAGCGCTACCTCGACCCTAGCCTTCAAACTACTCTAATCCTGCATGGTGGGAAATGAGAAACGTAATTCTATATGCGCTTCTTATCGCTCTCCTGTCGAATCCTGCAGTCGCTGCTCCGGTTAAAAGTATTTTAGCTAATAACCTTGGGATTATTATTCAGCCTGAAAATGGGACGGAAGTCGTTTCTTTAAATGCCTTTATAAGAGTAGGTGGAGCGCAGGAGACGCCTGGCTTGAGTGGGTTGAGCAGTGTTGTTGCTCATGCATTATGTGATAGCACTAGATATGAGAGCCGCAGAAAGCTTCAGCAAACTATCCAGCAGATCGGCGGAAGTGTCGAAGTCCTATGGCAGCCTGATTACACCCGAATCTCGATTACGACCACTAAAGACTATTTATATTCCGCCCAAGTTTTTCTATGCGACGTGCTGAAGAATTCGGTTTTTGATAAAGAGATCGCTCAAGCGGCGATCGATCAGGCTTTGAAGACAAGGGAACTGGCTAGTACCAGTTCGATGTTCCGAATGGCCTATACTGCCGCTTGTGAGAAGCTATATCCCGCTCATCCCTATGCATTCCCTTATGGAGGAAATCCCGAGGAGACCAAGCGAATAAAACCATCTGATATGGAACGATTCTACGCTAAATATTATGTGCCGGAGAACATTGTTATCGTAGTGGTTGGTCGAGTGGATGCTAAGACCGTGCAGGAGAAGTTCGATGTGCTTTTAGGGGGATTAGAGAACATCGGAAATCGCGCCAAACCTATCCTCCCTCCAATACCTAAACAAGCATCTCTTACACTTTATCAACCTGGCGTGACATCAAATTATATGCTGTTAAATTTTGCCCTGCCGGGTGCCGCCAGTGATGATTATCCCGCAGTCGTGGTATTAAATACGCTCATTGGTGAAGGGAAGTCCTCCCGCCTATTTCGGCGTTTGCGCGATACCTCTGGGATTGGTTATGAAGTCGGAAGCACACTTGTCCCTATGAGTGTCGGCAGCCAATTGGTTGGCTTCATTCAATTCATCCCAAAAAAAGATAACGCTGCAACTGTGCGTGATGCAATGCTGAAAGTGATGACCGGTTTACTCGATGAGCCGCCAACCGATGAAGAATTAACCCGAGCAAAACGCTTCTCTGTCGGAACCTATGCCTTGCATCACCAACGTGTGAAAGAACGCGCCAATTGGCTAGGATTCTGGGAAATGCAGCGCAAAGGCTATTTGGAAGACGCTGATTTCAGCGCCAAACTAGAAGCTGTCACCAAAGAAGACCTCCTCCGCCTCGCCAAAACTTATCTAAAAGAACCAGTGGTTGTGACCGTCACATCTGGTGATAGCGTGGTGAGTAGAGATTGACCTTCAGCCCGGAAAAAGGCTAGTATGCTTGCCGGTGGGTGGTTATGAGTGTGATTTTGTCCCCTGTTTCGCGTGGGGTTAATAGACTGCGGATCATTCTTGAAATGATCAAATTTGAGCATACAATTTTCGCTTTGCCGTTCGCGTTGATTGGGGCGATTTATGCTTCAAACGGTTTGCCGAATTGGCGGACACTTGTATGGATTATAGCTGCCATGGTGGGCGCGCGAAGCGCTGCGATGTCATTCAACCGTTTGGCCGATCACAAAATCGATGCAAAAAACCCACGAACCAGCAACCGCGCCCTTCCTGCAGGAACCCTCAAACCCTTTCACGTCGCCATTTTTTTATCAGCTTCCATCGCACTTTTTGAATTGGCTAGCTATAAGTTAAATATGCTGTGCCTCATTTTAAGCCCTGTAGCGTTAATCATCGTGCTCGGCTATTCCTATTCAAAACGGTTTACGTCGTTTTCCCATTTATGGCTCGGCCTTTCCCTAGGGATTGCCCCAACTGCCGCCTGGATCGCTGTCAGCGGCCGACTTGAACTTCAGCCGGTATTGTTGAGCCTTGGGGTAATGCTCTGGACAGCTGGCTTTGACGTGCTCTACAGCTTGCAGGATTTAGAATTCGACAAACAGCAAGGTTTGTTCTCCATTCCAAAACGTTTTGGCCTGAAAGCCTCCCTCTGGATTGCTCGTGGTTTTCATCTTATCGCTGCCATCAGTTTTGCCGCAGCAGGTATAGTCCTAGGAGCAGGCATTTTCTATTTCATTGGTGTGGCAGTCATAGCCTTACTCTTAATCTACGAGCACACCCTGGTCAACCCACAAGACCTAACCAAG includes:
- a CDS encoding isoprenylcysteine carboxylmethyltransferase family protein; translation: MSNELLPQSNGRYKAWWKGSQGEWWVVTQALLLIALVISLFVVHVFAKWPLWLVITGRVIGTLLFMIGLGMLFIGLTCLGRNLTPLPKPKKNATLKQGGIYRLVRHPMYGGVILLVHGLAFLFANTLTLIIAVLSFAFYDGKASVEEEWLTERFSEYKDYRKRTRKLIPWIY
- a CDS encoding macro domain-containing protein; amino-acid sequence: MLARDDLTELEVDAIVNAANESLQLGGGVAGAIARKGGHIIQQECNRIGHVPTGQTAITGAGSLPAKYVIHAVGPIWGSGDEDNKLRNAVLSSLKLAQDHQLKSIAFPAISSGIYGFPKDRCARVMLQAVEDYINEDLETTVQEIRFVFIDEPIYNAFEYEFQRRWGKESD
- a CDS encoding matrixin family metalloprotease: MSRALITVFIFGLFLTSFAATNISTDNRVDPKIAEHFQLAVNARQVGDQAKVLAETSLILLNTPTSVYFDMDGVEVPYDKKYLDAARSGLQLWNTAMPGTPLFTEAKTAAGAQVIVHFQDLLEMDGKRICGHVFWRRSMHWKTDANEYQTVLSGEIKVAMRARPNGEWHEISSIQHIVAHELGHILGLNDSAIYTDIMGPDVHGRSVTVLSTDELNSFKQLRTECLKLRGSALARMKRWQDAELAYRNALAIVPDDSGVRKELSLATQRLIQPSD
- a CDS encoding matrixin family metalloprotease, whose product is MSRALIAVFIFGLFLTSFAATNISTDNRVDPKIAEHFQLAVNARQVGDQAKVLAETSLILLNTPTSVYFDMDGVEVPYDKKYLDAARSGLQLWNTAMPGTPLFTEAKTAAGAQVIVHFQDLLEMDGKRICGHVFWRRSMHWKTDANEYQTVLSGEIKVAMRARPNGEWHEISSIQHIVAHELGHILGLNDSAIYTDIMGPDVHGRSVTVLSTDELNSFKQLRTECLKLRGSALARMKRWQDAELAYRNALAIVPDDSGVREELSLTSQSLIQPSD
- a CDS encoding pitrilysin family protein, producing the protein MAFWVGFASTPAYPATDYIVRRLNADTQLITFGNGARLIIQETHEAPLVAMDIWIAAGSSRETSLNNGCAHFLEHLIFKGSIGQTNGFLDLLAESAGSIVDATTNRDWAHYYTTVAGRYWEPLYSALGQAIFKPALNDKDIETERSVIQDEIARNSDNEYRYIVQRLFSEWYKNLSYALPITGSFASINSIRPDQVKAFHKQWYIGPNIVFVLVGDIDPEQAIKLTSELIKGIPSGKRVIETFILPKSGKRIEDNGKFKISSVAIAFPAPSALSPKEAVALDFILSLLTDQQVGRLNSCLKEIADTIKGTYTTTVKPGLMAVVVNTKEANLKLCEAALLGQFKSLREETLSSVEMETVRRRMLGSALFEAETFGGRANLLGFYATIADPDIAIRYIDMVRSLTPRDIKSAAERYLDPSLQTTLILHGGK
- a CDS encoding pitrilysin family protein — its product is MRNVILYALLIALLSNPAVAAPVKSILANNLGIIIQPENGTEVVSLNAFIRVGGAQETPGLSGLSSVVAHALCDSTRYESRRKLQQTIQQIGGSVEVLWQPDYTRISITTTKDYLYSAQVFLCDVLKNSVFDKEIAQAAIDQALKTRELASTSSMFRMAYTAACEKLYPAHPYAFPYGGNPEETKRIKPSDMERFYAKYYVPENIVIVVVGRVDAKTVQEKFDVLLGGLENIGNRAKPILPPIPKQASLTLYQPGVTSNYMLLNFALPGAASDDYPAVVVLNTLIGEGKSSRLFRRLRDTSGIGYEVGSTLVPMSVGSQLVGFIQFIPKKDNAATVRDAMLKVMTGLLDEPPTDEELTRAKRFSVGTYALHHQRVKERANWLGFWEMQRKGYLEDADFSAKLEAVTKEDLLRLAKTYLKEPVVVTVTSGDSVVSRD
- a CDS encoding UbiA-like polyprenyltransferase; the encoded protein is MSVILSPVSRGVNRLRIILEMIKFEHTIFALPFALIGAIYASNGLPNWRTLVWIIAAMVGARSAAMSFNRLADHKIDAKNPRTSNRALPAGTLKPFHVAIFLSASIALFELASYKLNMLCLILSPVALIIVLGYSYSKRFTSFSHLWLGLSLGIAPTAAWIAVSGRLELQPVLLSLGVMLWTAGFDVLYSLQDLEFDKQQGLFSIPKRFGLKASLWIARGFHLIAAISFAAAGIVLGAGIFYFIGVAVIALLLIYEHTLVNPQDLTKINIAFFTVNGYVSVVMLLFVVADWVFRVKVLGDR